The following coding sequences lie in one Leucobacter allii genomic window:
- a CDS encoding GMC family oxidoreductase, whose translation MSATPGRPRRTVIVGAGGAGAPLAARLAADPGRAVVLLEAGDSAPPPPELLDGGALRGALPGRPDGWRYEVELGRGRPDVIARGKRLGGSTAVNGGYFVRATRDDFARWAAAGGPEWSYARALPILRALEHELDPVRDTALHGADGPVRVARPPQDGPVAAAFTAAARELGFPVEADKNAGGAPGVGPVPSNIIDGVRRSTATAYLEGAALEAAARGRLEIRGGTRVLRVIIEGAAEGPRAVGVETERGPVAADEVVLSAGAIATPQLLLLSGIGPRAHLAEHGIGVVAALPVGTALADHPNLALAWEPRRPVVDWEAGYGFPTALNLDAAAVDPALVPCPEGDLEILLGAKPLEFLLAGGRREAETLQFLVALQEHRGRGRLSLTSADPLDPPRIKYDYFAGAEDRRRMRAGVRAAVALLRAPAFSEVFGRLIDLDGAVLDDDAALDDWILARHGTALHTCATAPMGAVVDGAGRVRGVAGLRVADTSILPSAPHRGPANTAVFIGEFLARAMLVGR comes from the coding sequence GTGAGCGCCACACCGGGGCGCCCGCGGCGCACCGTGATCGTGGGCGCGGGCGGCGCGGGAGCGCCGCTCGCCGCCCGGCTCGCCGCGGATCCGGGCCGGGCGGTCGTCCTCCTGGAGGCCGGGGACTCCGCCCCTCCCCCGCCCGAACTCCTCGACGGCGGAGCGCTCCGCGGCGCGCTGCCCGGCCGGCCGGACGGCTGGCGCTACGAGGTGGAGCTCGGGCGCGGGCGGCCCGACGTCATCGCGCGGGGGAAGCGGCTCGGCGGCTCGACCGCAGTGAACGGCGGCTACTTCGTCCGCGCGACGCGGGACGATTTCGCCCGCTGGGCCGCCGCGGGCGGCCCCGAGTGGTCGTACGCGCGCGCCCTGCCGATCCTCCGCGCACTGGAGCACGAGCTCGATCCGGTCCGCGATACCGCCCTGCACGGCGCCGACGGCCCGGTCCGCGTCGCGCGGCCCCCGCAGGACGGACCCGTCGCCGCGGCGTTCACCGCGGCGGCGCGCGAGCTCGGCTTCCCCGTCGAGGCCGACAAGAACGCGGGCGGCGCCCCCGGCGTCGGCCCGGTCCCGTCGAACATCATCGACGGCGTGCGGCGGAGCACCGCGACGGCCTACCTGGAGGGGGCGGCGCTCGAGGCGGCCGCGCGCGGGCGACTCGAGATCCGCGGCGGCACGCGCGTGCTGCGGGTGATCATCGAGGGCGCCGCGGAGGGCCCGCGCGCCGTCGGCGTCGAGACCGAGCGCGGCCCCGTCGCCGCGGACGAGGTCGTGCTCTCGGCCGGCGCGATCGCGACGCCGCAGCTGCTCCTGCTGAGCGGCATCGGACCGCGCGCGCACCTCGCCGAGCACGGGATCGGGGTCGTCGCGGCGCTCCCCGTCGGCACCGCCCTCGCGGATCACCCGAATCTCGCGCTCGCCTGGGAGCCGCGCCGCCCCGTGGTCGATTGGGAGGCGGGGTACGGCTTCCCGACCGCGCTGAACCTCGACGCCGCCGCGGTCGATCCCGCGCTCGTTCCCTGCCCCGAGGGCGACCTCGAGATCCTGCTCGGCGCGAAACCGCTCGAGTTCCTGCTCGCGGGCGGGCGGCGGGAGGCCGAGACGCTGCAGTTCCTCGTGGCGCTGCAGGAGCACCGCGGCCGCGGACGGCTCTCGCTCACGAGCGCCGACCCGCTGGATCCGCCGCGGATCAAGTACGACTACTTCGCGGGAGCGGAGGACCGCAGGCGGATGCGCGCCGGCGTTCGGGCCGCCGTCGCCCTGCTGCGCGCGCCGGCCTTCTCCGAGGTGTTCGGCCGGCTGATCGACCTCGACGGCGCCGTGCTCGACGACGACGCGGCGCTCGACGACTGGATCCTCGCCCGCCACGGCACCGCGCTCCACACGTGCGCGACGGCGCCGATGGGCGCGGTCGTCGACGGTGCGGGGCGGGTGCGCGGCGTCGCCGGGCTGCGCGTCGCCGACACCTCGATCCTCCCCTCCGCCCCGCATCGGGGCCCGGCGAACACCGCCGTCTTCATCGGGGAGTTCCTGGCGCGCGCGATGCTCGTCGGGCGGTAG
- a CDS encoding mycofactocin-coupled SDR family oxidoreductase, translated as MAGRVEGKVAFITGAARGQGRAHALRLAEEGADIIAIDIDTQVEGVPYATARAEDLQETVRQVEALDRRIVAETCDVRDPDRLRQVVAQGVAELGRLDIVAGNAGVDIVGPWHSMTPEIVRTTIDINLIGVWNTVMAAVPAIIEAGNGGSIILTSSANGLKAGPWNMAYNMSKYGVTGMAKSFAQELAKDGIRVNSVHPGGVDTPMAQGIMGVEDSGFTRGNEENPLLMGMLTQWIPGMMPPREISNAVLFLASDDAAWVTGHALAVDGGMTQY; from the coding sequence ATGGCTGGAAGAGTCGAGGGCAAGGTCGCGTTCATCACGGGGGCCGCGCGCGGGCAGGGCCGCGCGCACGCGCTGCGCCTCGCCGAGGAGGGCGCCGACATCATCGCGATCGACATCGACACCCAGGTGGAGGGCGTGCCCTACGCCACCGCTCGCGCGGAGGACCTGCAGGAGACGGTGCGGCAGGTGGAGGCGCTCGACCGGCGGATCGTCGCGGAGACCTGCGATGTGCGGGATCCGGATCGGCTGCGGCAGGTCGTCGCGCAGGGCGTCGCCGAGCTCGGCCGGCTCGACATCGTCGCGGGCAACGCCGGCGTCGACATCGTCGGCCCGTGGCACTCGATGACCCCCGAGATCGTGCGCACCACGATCGACATCAACCTCATCGGCGTCTGGAACACCGTCATGGCCGCCGTCCCCGCCATCATCGAGGCGGGCAACGGCGGATCCATCATCCTCACGAGCTCCGCGAACGGCCTGAAGGCCGGGCCGTGGAACATGGCCTACAACATGTCGAAGTACGGCGTGACGGGCATGGCGAAGTCCTTCGCGCAGGAGCTCGCGAAGGACGGCATCCGCGTCAACAGCGTGCACCCCGGCGGGGTGGACACTCCCATGGCGCAGGGCATCATGGGCGTCGAGGATTCCGGCTTCACCCGGGGCAACGAGGAGAACCCGCTGCTCATGGGCATGCTCACCCAGTGGATCCCCGGCATGATGCCGCCGCGGGAGATCTCCAACGCGGTGCTCTTCCTGGCCTCGGACGACGCCGCGTGGGTCACCGGCCACGC
- a CDS encoding CGNR zinc finger domain-containing protein — MHLNPYGEYAVLLARSLADDWPDDRAGVVARTREYGMTMRFREQADDHDRCRAVVDAWLRVVDAPSADARAVLLNDAMAAAAAYPRLTDHDGEGWHLHYRGTEDELPRVLHAVFGVGTALHLTTRGMSRLGRCAADGCDRVVVDVSRNGRQRFCSPRCGSREAVRRHRARRRDGGAGVLDGGRDLR; from the coding sequence ATGCATCTCAACCCTTACGGCGAGTACGCGGTGCTGCTGGCCCGCTCGCTCGCCGACGACTGGCCCGACGATCGGGCCGGCGTCGTGGCGCGCACGCGCGAGTACGGCATGACCATGCGGTTCCGCGAGCAGGCGGACGATCACGACCGCTGCCGCGCCGTGGTCGACGCGTGGCTCCGCGTCGTGGACGCGCCGAGCGCCGATGCGCGCGCGGTGCTCCTCAACGACGCGATGGCGGCGGCCGCGGCCTACCCGCGGCTCACGGACCACGACGGGGAGGGCTGGCACCTGCACTACCGGGGCACCGAGGACGAGCTGCCGCGCGTGCTCCACGCCGTGTTCGGCGTCGGAACGGCGCTCCATCTCACCACCCGGGGCATGTCGCGGCTCGGACGCTGCGCGGCCGACGGCTGCGACCGCGTCGTCGTCGACGTCTCCCGCAACGGCCGGCAGCGGTTCTGCTCCCCGAGGTGCGGCAGCCGGGAGGCCGTCCGGCGCCACCGCGCCCGCCGGAGGGACGGCGGGGCGGGGGTGCTTGACGGGGGCCGCGACCTCCGGTAG
- a CDS encoding NAD(P)/FAD-dependent oxidoreductase: MDTFDTVIVGAGHAAVSLYAQLRKSGYAGRIGVFEKQDHLPYERPPLSKGYMTGDVSETELLLRQPQYWDDAAVELRTSTEVVSLDAASQTVTTAAGETIGYGTLVWATGASARELPLDGADSANVVSVRTLDDARRLSTLARGTAHSVIIGGGYIGLETASTLVKLGHRVTVLEAQERLLARVAGPTIAARLQRVHEEHGVRVLLGVGVERIETDGDRAVAVHLADGERLPADVIVVGVGVIPEIALLAEAGAEIGNGVIVDAEGRTTLPHVYAVGDIAAQQNAFAGGAVARLESVPNAADQAKVVAASIVGAAPVERAVPWFWSHQYELRLQTAGILTGFDREVVREGADGAITVGYFKDDALLAADCLGAPADFNAVKNALKQRVAVTAERFGSAEPLTVALRMTSPASA; encoded by the coding sequence ATGGACACCTTCGATACGGTCATCGTCGGCGCCGGGCATGCCGCCGTCTCGCTCTACGCACAGCTGCGGAAATCGGGTTACGCCGGCCGTATCGGCGTGTTCGAGAAGCAGGACCACCTGCCCTACGAGCGCCCGCCGCTGTCCAAGGGATACATGACCGGCGACGTCTCAGAGACCGAGCTGCTGCTTCGACAGCCGCAGTACTGGGACGACGCCGCGGTCGAGTTGCGCACCTCCACGGAGGTCGTGTCGTTGGACGCCGCCTCGCAGACGGTGACGACGGCCGCCGGTGAGACGATCGGCTACGGAACGCTCGTCTGGGCGACCGGCGCCTCGGCCCGCGAGCTCCCGCTCGACGGCGCCGACTCGGCCAACGTCGTCTCGGTGCGGACCCTGGACGATGCCAGGCGGCTCTCGACGCTCGCCCGGGGAACCGCGCACTCGGTGATCATCGGCGGCGGCTACATCGGGCTGGAGACCGCGTCGACGCTCGTGAAGCTCGGCCATCGGGTGACGGTGCTCGAAGCTCAGGAGCGCCTGCTCGCCCGCGTCGCCGGACCGACGATCGCGGCTCGGTTGCAGCGGGTGCATGAGGAACACGGCGTGCGGGTCCTGCTCGGCGTCGGCGTGGAGCGCATCGAGACCGACGGGGATCGCGCGGTGGCCGTCCACCTCGCCGATGGCGAGCGGCTCCCCGCCGATGTGATCGTCGTCGGGGTGGGCGTGATCCCGGAGATCGCACTGCTCGCGGAGGCCGGAGCGGAGATCGGCAACGGCGTCATCGTCGATGCTGAGGGGCGGACGACGCTGCCGCACGTGTACGCGGTGGGCGATATCGCCGCGCAGCAGAACGCGTTCGCCGGCGGCGCGGTCGCGCGGCTCGAATCCGTGCCGAACGCGGCCGACCAGGCGAAGGTCGTCGCCGCCTCGATCGTCGGCGCGGCGCCGGTCGAGCGCGCCGTGCCATGGTTCTGGTCCCACCAGTACGAGCTCAGGCTGCAGACGGCCGGCATTCTGACGGGCTTTGACCGGGAGGTCGTGCGCGAAGGGGCGGACGGAGCGATCACGGTCGGCTACTTCAAAGACGACGCGCTCCTGGCCGCGGATTGCCTCGGGGCGCCGGCGGACTTCAACGCCGTGAAGAACGCGCTGAAGCAGCGCGTCGCGGTGACGGCGGAGCGGTTCGGCAGTGCGGAGCCGTTGACCGTCGCGCTGCGCATGACGAGTCCGGCCTCAGCTTGA
- a CDS encoding NDMA-dependent alcohol dehydrogenase has protein sequence MRTRVAVLREAPGKWNVEEVELDEPGYGEVLVEMVATGLCHSDDHISAGDAQVAHLPVIGGHEGSGIVRKLGPGVTDFAEGDHVLTSFIPACGKCRWCANGKQNLCDNGAKIMVGDQLDGTFRIHTDDGLDVATAALLGTFAEWQVYDQLSLIKIDPSIPLEVACLVACGVQTGFGSAAYAGDIQPGDVVLVAGVGGVGMNAVQGARESGASHIIVADPVPDKQRWSLDFGATEAFASIEEAMPRIRELTNGQGADVAVLTPSLMTNQIIGEGLLAIRKAGTVVVTAVSNDREEGTVPGLNGFHLAMMQKRIQGALYGMKSPREAMPQLLAMYRAGNLKLDELVTKTYSLDEINDAYDDMRAGKNIRGVIRFG, from the coding sequence ATGCGCACGCGCGTCGCCGTCCTCAGGGAAGCACCAGGGAAATGGAACGTCGAGGAGGTCGAGCTCGACGAGCCGGGCTACGGGGAGGTGCTGGTCGAGATGGTCGCGACGGGCCTCTGCCACAGCGACGACCACATCTCGGCCGGGGACGCGCAGGTGGCGCACCTCCCGGTCATCGGCGGGCACGAGGGCTCCGGCATCGTGCGCAAGCTCGGACCGGGAGTCACCGACTTCGCCGAGGGAGACCACGTGCTCACCTCCTTCATCCCCGCCTGCGGCAAGTGCCGCTGGTGCGCCAACGGGAAGCAGAACCTCTGCGACAACGGCGCGAAGATCATGGTCGGCGACCAGCTCGACGGCACGTTCCGCATCCACACCGACGACGGCCTCGACGTCGCGACCGCCGCGCTCCTCGGCACCTTCGCCGAATGGCAGGTGTACGACCAGCTCTCGCTCATCAAGATCGATCCGAGCATCCCGCTCGAAGTCGCCTGCCTCGTCGCCTGCGGCGTGCAGACCGGCTTCGGCTCCGCGGCCTACGCCGGGGACATCCAGCCCGGCGACGTCGTGCTGGTCGCCGGCGTCGGCGGCGTCGGCATGAACGCCGTGCAGGGCGCGCGGGAATCCGGGGCGTCGCACATCATCGTCGCCGATCCGGTGCCCGACAAGCAGCGGTGGTCGCTCGACTTCGGCGCCACGGAGGCCTTCGCCTCGATCGAGGAGGCGATGCCGCGCATCCGCGAGCTGACGAACGGCCAGGGCGCCGACGTCGCCGTGCTCACCCCGAGCCTCATGACGAATCAGATCATCGGCGAGGGCCTGCTCGCGATCCGCAAGGCCGGCACCGTCGTGGTGACGGCGGTGAGCAACGACCGAGAGGAGGGCACCGTCCCCGGCCTCAACGGCTTCCACCTCGCCATGATGCAGAAGCGGATCCAGGGCGCCCTCTACGGCATGAAGTCGCCGCGCGAGGCCATGCCGCAGCTGCTCGCGATGTACCGGGCCGGCAACCTCAAGCTCGACGAACTGGTCACGAAGACCTATTCGCTCGACGAGATCAACGACGCCTACGACGACATGCGCGCGGGGAAGAACATCCGCGGCGTGATCCGCTTCGGCTAG
- a CDS encoding LysE family translocator gives MDHMLSNAALLPVSAAAAAAMIATALAMVLVPGPNMIYLLSRSIAQGRRAGLVSLGGTALGFVCYMLLANLGLAVVLVAVPWLFIGLKAAGALYLAHLAWRALRPGRRDPFELRGAPRHSAVRLFRMGLTTNLLNPKSAIMYLTLIPQYVDPARGHALLQGVTLGALQILVSVAVNALIVLAAGSLAPRLAARPAWETWQRRITGSLLGAGALLLAREIPARAHG, from the coding sequence ATGGACCACATGCTGTCGAACGCCGCTCTGCTCCCCGTCTCCGCCGCCGCGGCCGCGGCGATGATCGCGACCGCCCTGGCGATGGTGCTCGTCCCCGGCCCGAACATGATCTACCTGCTCTCCCGCAGCATCGCTCAGGGGCGTCGTGCGGGGCTCGTGTCCTTGGGCGGTACCGCGCTCGGCTTCGTCTGCTACATGCTCCTTGCCAACCTCGGCCTCGCCGTCGTGCTCGTCGCCGTGCCGTGGCTGTTCATCGGCCTTAAGGCCGCGGGGGCCCTCTATCTCGCGCACCTCGCCTGGCGGGCGCTCCGGCCGGGGCGCCGGGATCCGTTCGAGCTGCGCGGCGCCCCGCGCCACAGCGCGGTCCGCCTGTTCCGCATGGGCCTGACGACCAACCTGCTCAACCCCAAGTCGGCGATCATGTACCTCACGCTCATCCCGCAGTACGTGGATCCCGCGCGCGGTCACGCGCTGCTCCAGGGCGTGACGCTCGGCGCGCTGCAGATCCTCGTGAGCGTCGCGGTCAACGCGCTCATCGTCCTCGCCGCGGGCTCACTGGCGCCGAGGCTCGCGGCCCGCCCGGCGTGGGAGACGTGGCAGCGCCGGATCACCGGCAGCCTGCTCGGCGCCGGGGCGCTCCTCCTCGCCCGCGAGATCCCGGCGCGCGCCCACGGCTGA
- the mftR gene encoding mycofactocin system transcriptional regulator (MftR, the mycofactocin system transcriptional regulator, is an uncharacterized TetR family DNA-binding transcription factor. Its role is inferred by context. It occurs as part of the biosynthesis locus for mycofactocin, a partially characterized electron carrier derived from the terminal Val-Tyr dipeptide of the precursor peptide MftA, through a radical SAM enzyme-mediated process.): MDPEPAGTAATAPRIGRAPATTHGELSHIALNLFIERGFDATTMDDIAQRAGIGRRTLFRYFASKNELPWGDFAPLLQAMRARLAGTDPELPLMRALKDAILDFNTFPAEEHAYHRGRMSLLLTVPSLTAYSTLKYADWRAVIAEFVAARTGAAPDDLAPQTIAYACLGMCIGSYERWLADDDADLLALIDEAFVTAESVFGLHAS, from the coding sequence ATGGATCCCGAACCGGCCGGAACCGCGGCGACGGCGCCGCGCATCGGCCGCGCCCCGGCGACGACGCACGGGGAGCTCAGCCACATCGCGCTGAACCTGTTCATCGAGCGGGGCTTCGACGCGACCACGATGGACGACATCGCGCAGCGCGCGGGCATCGGCAGACGCACGCTCTTCCGCTACTTCGCCTCGAAGAACGAGCTGCCGTGGGGGGACTTCGCGCCCCTGCTGCAGGCGATGCGCGCGCGGCTCGCGGGCACCGATCCCGAGCTGCCGCTCATGCGCGCGCTCAAGGACGCCATCCTCGATTTCAACACCTTCCCCGCGGAGGAGCATGCCTACCACCGCGGCCGGATGTCGCTGCTGCTCACCGTGCCCTCGCTCACCGCCTACTCCACCTTGAAGTACGCGGACTGGCGCGCGGTCATCGCCGAGTTCGTCGCCGCGCGCACGGGCGCGGCGCCCGACGACCTCGCTCCGCAGACCATCGCGTACGCGTGCCTCGGCATGTGCATCGGATCGTACGAGCGCTGGCTCGCCGACGACGACGCCGACCTGCTCGCGCTGATCGACGAGGCCTTCGTCACGGCGGAGTCGGTGTTCGGCCTGCACGCATCGTGA
- a CDS encoding 2Fe-2S iron-sulfur cluster-binding protein, translated as MTEITFITPSDGAERPVSFAEGESVMQAAVNSDVPGIEGECGGEMNCGTCHVLVDASWRERFEAPSWDEDVMLDIVEREPGSRLGCQLKLQRAHAGLVVTVATGED; from the coding sequence ATGACGGAGATCACATTCATCACGCCGAGCGACGGAGCGGAGCGCCCCGTATCCTTCGCGGAGGGCGAGAGCGTGATGCAGGCGGCGGTGAACAGCGATGTCCCCGGCATCGAAGGCGAGTGCGGCGGCGAGATGAACTGCGGCACCTGTCATGTGCTGGTCGACGCGTCGTGGCGGGAGCGTTTCGAGGCGCCGAGCTGGGACGAGGACGTGATGCTCGACATCGTGGAACGCGAGCCCGGCAGTCGTCTGGGGTGCCAGCTCAAGCTCCAGCGGGCGCACGCCGGACTGGTGGTCACCGTGGCCACCGGGGAGGACTGA